One segment of Fructilactobacillus hinvesii DNA contains the following:
- a CDS encoding enolase C-terminal domain-like protein: protein MKINQITIIPVTLRLKEPFVTNHGETTSRPLLLIEMKMTNGITGYGEVQALADRAYASQNQEDALGELKQGLPALVKRSWQTPADLQRQLTRFTAFARAGVEMALWDAYGKLEHQPLAQLLGGPTTNFVPVSVALGIQSRDQRTIRLADQELAAGYRRLKIKTNKLDVALRLMQKLKIAFPDQLISLDANRAWPVNNQTISTLRQLDVAGLSLIEEPFHKPSWTELATAQAQLPHLKISLDESLNSLQDIQSAVRAQSAAAFTLKPSKLGGITPTMQAIQYITNTPYLPWIGGMLGSGLGRAVDLALAAQLPEPIFPADIADSNHYFEQELINEPLTVDTGLLPVPTGAGIGVSINWDAVNQLQTGHSIPFV, encoded by the coding sequence ATGAAAATTAACCAAATTACCATTATTCCCGTGACCCTCCGTCTCAAAGAACCCTTTGTGACTAATCACGGAGAAACAACTAGTCGTCCCCTGTTACTGATTGAAATGAAGATGACAAACGGAATCACCGGTTACGGAGAGGTCCAGGCCCTGGCTGACCGTGCTTACGCGTCCCAAAACCAGGAGGATGCCTTAGGGGAACTAAAGCAAGGTCTCCCCGCCCTCGTTAAGCGCAGCTGGCAAACTCCTGCTGATTTACAACGGCAACTGACCCGCTTTACTGCCTTTGCGCGGGCTGGAGTTGAAATGGCCTTGTGGGACGCTTACGGCAAATTGGAACATCAGCCCCTTGCCCAATTACTCGGTGGTCCAACCACTAATTTTGTGCCGGTCAGCGTTGCCTTAGGAATTCAATCCCGGGATCAACGTACGATTCGTTTAGCTGACCAAGAACTTGCGGCTGGTTACCGGCGGTTAAAAATTAAAACGAACAAGCTCGACGTGGCACTCCGCCTCATGCAAAAGTTAAAGATTGCTTTTCCCGACCAACTAATCTCGTTGGATGCCAATAGGGCCTGGCCAGTTAATAATCAAACCATTTCCACTCTACGTCAGTTAGATGTAGCGGGTTTAAGTTTGATTGAAGAACCGTTTCATAAACCCAGTTGGACAGAATTAGCCACCGCGCAGGCCCAACTCCCCCATCTAAAGATCAGTCTGGACGAGAGTTTAAACTCACTGCAAGACATCCAAAGTGCGGTCCGGGCGCAAAGCGCGGCAGCGTTCACTTTGAAACCTAGTAAACTAGGTGGGATCACGCCAACGATGCAGGCAATCCAGTACATTACTAATACTCCTTACCTTCCTTGGATTGGAGGGATGCTTGGCAGTGGTCTCGGTCGTGCGGTTGACTTAGCACTTGCAGCCCAACTACCAGAACCAATTTTTCCGGCTGACATTGCCGATAGCAATCACTACTTTGAACAAGAATTAATCAATGAACCGTTAACCGTCGATACCGGCTTACTGCCAGTACCAACTGGTGCCGGAATCGGGGTTAGTATTAACTGGGATGCCGTTAACCAATTGCAAACTGGTCACTCCATTCCCTTTGTTTAA
- the menH gene encoding 2-succinyl-6-hydroxy-2,4-cyclohexadiene-1-carboxylate synthase gives MKKLIRVRDYDYHVNITGSGQPHWLFLHGFLGNQTDFQAIQPRGTEAYITLYGFAPHDPVVPVAGFTADQQVQALASVITHLHFQPVNLVGYSMGARLALCLALAAPHLINQLVLESGTPGLAQQSARQARQRADARKAHQIETSGLAPFVTHWEQLPLFQSQRTVTLDQQRHMHAMRCAHQPQNMANSLRYFGTGTMPNHWPNLSQLQPKTTIITGELDHKFTTIGAKMHPQIPVAHHHLFQQTGHNVHFERPLLYLATLNHLAEEELHEN, from the coding sequence ATGAAAAAATTAATTCGTGTAAGGGACTACGACTATCACGTTAATATTACCGGCAGTGGTCAGCCCCACTGGCTTTTTCTCCACGGGTTTTTAGGCAATCAAACTGATTTTCAAGCAATTCAGCCCCGTGGAACTGAGGCGTACATCACGCTCTATGGCTTTGCTCCCCACGATCCGGTAGTTCCCGTTGCAGGATTTACAGCTGACCAGCAGGTGCAAGCCTTAGCAAGCGTAATCACCCACTTGCATTTCCAGCCAGTCAACCTGGTAGGATACTCGATGGGAGCACGATTGGCACTTTGTTTGGCGTTAGCAGCTCCCCATTTGATTAATCAGCTGGTGCTTGAAAGTGGAACCCCGGGGTTAGCACAGCAATCAGCACGACAAGCGCGCCAACGGGCTGATGCACGCAAGGCCCACCAAATTGAGACAAGTGGGTTGGCTCCATTTGTCACTCACTGGGAACAATTACCGTTATTTCAGAGCCAACGCACTGTTACGTTAGACCAACAGCGACACATGCACGCGATGCGTTGTGCCCATCAACCGCAGAACATGGCCAACTCCCTTCGTTATTTTGGCACCGGAACGATGCCCAATCACTGGCCTAATCTTTCGCAATTACAACCCAAAACTACTATCATTACGGGTGAACTAGATCATAAATTTACAACGATTGGTGCAAAAATGCATCCCCAAATCCCGGTGGCGCACCACCATCTTTTTCAGCAAACGGGGCATAACGTTCATTTTGAACGCCCCCTGTTATACCTGGCTACACTAAATCACTTAGCTGAGGAGGAGCTCCATGAAAATTAA
- the menD gene encoding 2-succinyl-5-enolpyruvyl-6-hydroxy-3-cyclohexene-1-carboxylic-acid synthase: MSNNMTTNLKHLILACQNQGVTHFVLSPGSRNTPLALLLAEQKVDLTVAVDERSAAFFALGIAKQTKQPVALVATSGTATANYAPAIAEAHSFHVPLVVITTDRPQELQEIGAPQTIPQRGMYTTNVKQFLEINVQEPHPDVTEYIEYQVQQLVHLSQLAPSGPVQINLPLRKPLLPTLGTSWPSIALQTFGRISSRLAAESLAALINRLIHRKVLLVLGPTNQAYPMPQLRTVANQLQAPIVADVLSSVRGELSTFTPHQLLTIPPELEPDIVLRFGGTPVSGKLLPWLKNHHIPVMQVGDAYLGQDHSRWAHVSYNLSAQDFLTQLAATNVSGQPNYQQRWQHHFNQQHPVPTTLTAQTLPVLLAQAPQVQQLFLANSLTVRNFDQAFVPHHPVQVAGNRGANGIDGTTSSAVGMALNHVPTWLVIGDLAFFHDLNGLQLARQTHVSLTVVVVNNDGGGIFSLLPQAQAPHFEHLFGTPQELNVAAVATLFAAHYQRITTVAELNHLTTTPWTGLRIIEVQTNRTELAQEYPEGLS, encoded by the coding sequence ATGAGTAACAACATGACCACTAACCTCAAACACTTAATTCTGGCCTGTCAAAATCAGGGTGTGACCCATTTTGTTCTGTCACCGGGATCCCGCAACACCCCGCTAGCCCTGCTCCTAGCAGAACAAAAAGTTGACCTCACCGTTGCTGTTGACGAGCGGTCTGCGGCCTTTTTTGCGTTAGGAATTGCCAAGCAAACTAAGCAACCCGTTGCACTAGTGGCCACTTCGGGAACTGCTACTGCTAACTATGCGCCAGCGATTGCCGAGGCCCACAGCTTCCACGTTCCATTGGTGGTCATCACCACGGATCGTCCCCAAGAACTGCAGGAGATTGGGGCGCCACAAACCATTCCCCAACGTGGAATGTACACGACGAACGTCAAGCAGTTTCTCGAAATTAACGTGCAGGAGCCTCATCCAGACGTGACTGAATACATCGAATACCAAGTGCAACAGTTGGTTCACTTGAGTCAACTGGCCCCCAGTGGTCCCGTCCAGATTAATTTACCGTTGCGAAAACCATTGTTGCCAACTTTAGGAACCAGCTGGCCCTCAATTGCTCTCCAAACGTTTGGACGTATAAGTAGTCGCCTTGCTGCTGAGTCGTTAGCTGCTTTGATCAACCGGCTGATCCATCGAAAAGTCCTACTGGTTCTAGGTCCCACTAACCAAGCATATCCAATGCCACAACTGCGTACCGTGGCTAACCAATTACAGGCTCCCATCGTAGCCGACGTCTTAAGTTCCGTCCGTGGTGAGCTTTCCACCTTTACCCCGCATCAGTTACTGACCATTCCCCCGGAATTAGAACCAGACATCGTCCTGCGTTTTGGAGGCACCCCCGTCTCTGGGAAACTCCTACCCTGGTTGAAAAACCATCACATCCCGGTGATGCAAGTGGGGGACGCTTATCTCGGTCAGGATCACAGCCGCTGGGCCCACGTCAGCTATAACCTGTCTGCCCAGGATTTTTTAACCCAGTTAGCCGCCACCAATGTCTCCGGCCAGCCTAATTACCAACAACGGTGGCAACACCATTTTAACCAGCAGCATCCTGTCCCAACTACGCTGACTGCTCAAACCCTGCCCGTACTTTTGGCCCAAGCTCCTCAGGTACAACAACTGTTTCTCGCTAATTCTTTAACCGTCCGTAATTTCGATCAGGCCTTTGTCCCCCATCATCCGGTGCAAGTTGCGGGAAATCGGGGTGCCAATGGGATTGATGGAACTACTTCTAGTGCTGTCGGCATGGCATTGAATCACGTGCCCACCTGGCTGGTGATTGGCGATTTGGCCTTCTTTCACGATCTTAATGGATTGCAGTTAGCCCGCCAAACCCACGTTTCGTTAACTGTTGTGGTGGTTAATAACGATGGGGGTGGTATTTTTTCACTCCTCCCCCAGGCGCAAGCCCCCCATTTTGAACACCTTTTTGGAACACCCCAGGAATTAAACGTTGCCGCCGTAGCGACCTTGTTTGCAGCTCACTATCAACGAATCACCACGGTTGCAGAATTAAACCACCTTACAACCACTCCATGGACGGGCCTTCGAATCATCGAGGTGCAAACGAATCGTACCGAACTAGCCCAAGAATATCCGGAGGGCCTCAGTTAA
- a CDS encoding isochorismate synthase, with protein MNSQIDAFLTAFDDYHDAVYFSDPDHHVELVGLGQTSTLSHFNAATLQAWQEKQTVPVFGGFPFDQQPTPDSQLMNGWMLAPAYVIDLKTGTEWGTRPAPDAVSHQESGTRQLLAQQTETDWQARMQPVLETLKTDPSKQKVVLGMQEQWQLDGTLSVSQLLKTLFAQQPHTYHFCLKHQNELFLSATPERLVKLNQSHLETAAVAGSIRRGSTPTEDKQLTQKLQADSKNQREHQLVVTEIKQRLNSLINLDSTRPPTILTTPQLQHLYTPITGTLNQATTIGQLVQALHPTPALGGVPLDWALATIRNFEQRPRGLFAAPVGYVLPDGSGEFIIGIRSLWNQNSTVTFFAGAGILAASDLNAEAQEIHLKTTTMHKIIKEQIDE; from the coding sequence ATGAACTCACAAATTGACGCATTCTTAACTGCGTTTGATGATTATCACGATGCAGTCTATTTTTCTGACCCAGACCACCACGTAGAACTAGTTGGACTGGGACAAACTAGTACGCTCAGCCACTTTAATGCAGCAACACTCCAGGCTTGGCAGGAAAAGCAAACCGTCCCGGTGTTCGGTGGCTTTCCCTTTGACCAACAGCCCACTCCGGACAGTCAACTAATGAACGGCTGGATGCTCGCGCCTGCCTACGTCATTGATCTCAAAACGGGCACCGAATGGGGCACTCGTCCCGCTCCAGATGCGGTTTCTCACCAGGAAAGTGGAACCCGTCAGCTGCTCGCCCAGCAAACTGAAACAGATTGGCAGGCTCGCATGCAACCCGTGCTTGAGACCCTAAAAACCGATCCCAGCAAGCAAAAGGTCGTCTTGGGAATGCAAGAACAGTGGCAACTGGACGGAACATTATCGGTCAGTCAATTACTAAAAACCTTATTCGCACAACAACCCCATACATACCACTTTTGTCTCAAACACCAAAACGAACTCTTTTTATCGGCCACTCCAGAACGGCTGGTGAAATTAAACCAGAGTCACTTAGAAACGGCAGCCGTAGCGGGTTCAATTCGGCGCGGTTCCACGCCGACTGAAGACAAGCAACTCACCCAAAAATTACAAGCGGATTCAAAGAACCAGCGCGAGCACCAACTGGTGGTCACCGAAATTAAGCAACGTTTGAATTCGTTAATTAATTTGGATTCTACCCGACCTCCTACCATCCTAACGACGCCTCAACTCCAACATTTATACACTCCCATTACCGGAACCTTGAACCAGGCAACCACCATTGGACAGCTCGTCCAGGCTCTGCATCCCACCCCGGCATTAGGGGGAGTGCCATTGGACTGGGCGTTAGCAACGATTAGAAATTTTGAACAACGTCCCCGCGGTCTCTTTGCGGCCCCGGTCGGATACGTTCTGCCCGATGGAAGCGGAGAATTCATCATCGGCATCCGCTCGTTATGGAATCAGAACAGCACGGTTACCTTCTTTGCCGGAGCTGGCATCTTAGCTGCTTCAGATTTAAATGCCGAAGCCCAAGAAATTCACCTCAAAACCACCACCATGCACAAGATTATCAAGGAGCAAATCGATGAGTAA
- a CDS encoding MetQ/NlpA family ABC transporter substrate-binding protein, giving the protein MKKSTKWIIGIVVIVVIGVIGWFSFAPQSSTQNEKVVKVGLMSGSKADDEIWKSVAKTAKDKYKIKLKFVHFTDYTQPNTALSQHEVDINSFQHYAFLNNWNTQHKSNIVSIGNTVITPIRLYSTQYKNVNDIPDGATIAIPNDATNESRSLLVLKEAGLIKLGGDTNKLLTVKDIKDNPKNLNIKEVDASQTARTLNDAAAAVVNTNYAQTAHLSPDKTIFKEPLNKQSKPWINLIAANKDQKNNKDYQKVVKAFQSKATEKVIEKNYNGLEVPAWNLKFK; this is encoded by the coding sequence ATGAAAAAATCAACAAAATGGATCATTGGAATCGTTGTAATTGTAGTCATTGGGGTGATTGGCTGGTTTAGTTTTGCCCCCCAGTCGTCCACGCAAAATGAAAAAGTGGTCAAGGTGGGATTGATGAGTGGTTCCAAAGCCGATGATGAAATTTGGAAATCCGTGGCTAAAACTGCTAAAGATAAATACAAGATTAAGTTGAAATTCGTGCACTTTACCGACTACACGCAACCTAATACGGCGTTAAGTCAACACGAAGTGGACATCAATTCCTTCCAACACTACGCCTTCTTGAATAACTGGAATACCCAGCACAAATCAAACATCGTTTCAATCGGAAACACGGTAATTACGCCCATTCGTCTTTACTCAACACAGTACAAAAACGTAAATGACATTCCGGACGGAGCAACGATTGCAATTCCAAACGATGCTACGAACGAAAGTCGGTCCTTATTAGTTCTGAAGGAAGCCGGGTTGATTAAGTTAGGTGGAGACACGAACAAGTTACTGACGGTTAAAGACATCAAGGATAATCCGAAGAATCTGAACATCAAGGAAGTGGATGCTTCCCAAACGGCTCGGACGTTGAACGATGCGGCGGCTGCAGTGGTTAACACGAACTACGCCCAAACGGCCCACTTAAGCCCAGACAAGACGATTTTTAAAGAACCATTGAACAAGCAATCCAAACCATGGATTAACTTAATCGCCGCTAATAAGGACCAAAAGAACAACAAAGATTACCAAAAGGTCGTAAAAGCCTTTCAATCGAAAGCAACGGAAAAGGTCATTGAAAAGAACTACAACGGTCTAGAAGTTCCTGCTTGGAATTTAAAATTTAAGTAA
- a CDS encoding pyridoxal phosphate-dependent aminotransferase, giving the protein MHFSESEAVKRLPQQFFDTLVQKVNAKIATGADVINLGQGNPDQPTPANIVQAMQAAVAKPENHKYSPFAGLPALKQAVADYYQTHYQVTVDPETEVSVLGGSKTGLVELPLAVLNPGEKLLLPNPGYPDYLSGTRLADVDVELVPLRASNHFLPDYDTISTKSKQQARLLYLNYPNNPTGAVATADFFAQTVQFARDNQIGIVHDFAYGALGDHQQPLSFLQTPGAKEVGIEFSTLSKTYNMAGWRIGFAVGNPDLVAAINAIQAHLFVSVFPAIQEAAIAALTGPQDSVAELAHLYETRRHAFETAAAEIGWHATPAGGSFYSWMPVPKGYTSESFTDLLLDKVAVAVAPGKGFGSEGDQYVRIGLLTSPERLVEACHRIGQLQLFKPHA; this is encoded by the coding sequence ATGCATTTTTCAGAGTCAGAGGCAGTTAAGCGCCTGCCCCAGCAGTTTTTTGATACGTTAGTACAAAAGGTGAATGCCAAGATTGCCACGGGTGCGGATGTGATTAATCTCGGGCAGGGGAATCCAGACCAACCCACTCCCGCAAACATTGTGCAAGCGATGCAGGCAGCGGTCGCTAAACCTGAAAATCACAAGTATTCTCCCTTTGCTGGACTTCCAGCCCTAAAGCAAGCGGTAGCTGATTATTACCAAACACACTATCAGGTGACGGTTGATCCAGAAACGGAAGTGTCCGTTCTCGGCGGTTCTAAAACAGGGCTGGTGGAACTCCCGTTGGCAGTCTTAAATCCGGGGGAGAAACTACTCCTGCCCAACCCTGGCTATCCAGACTATTTATCGGGAACTAGACTGGCGGATGTCGACGTGGAACTAGTTCCGTTGCGTGCTAGTAACCATTTTCTGCCGGATTATGATACGATTAGTACAAAAAGTAAGCAACAAGCGCGCCTGTTGTATTTAAATTATCCCAACAATCCAACGGGAGCGGTGGCCACGGCTGACTTTTTTGCCCAGACGGTGCAATTTGCCCGGGACAATCAAATTGGAATTGTCCACGACTTTGCTTACGGAGCGTTAGGTGATCACCAGCAACCGCTGAGTTTCTTGCAAACGCCGGGAGCTAAAGAGGTTGGAATTGAATTTTCCACGCTCTCTAAGACTTACAACATGGCCGGCTGGCGCATCGGCTTTGCAGTCGGGAATCCCGATTTAGTGGCCGCCATTAATGCCATTCAGGCGCACTTATTCGTGAGCGTTTTCCCAGCAATTCAAGAGGCAGCAATTGCGGCTTTAACGGGACCCCAGGATTCGGTAGCCGAATTAGCCCACCTATATGAAACCCGGCGGCATGCGTTTGAAACGGCGGCCGCGGAAATTGGGTGGCATGCTACTCCAGCTGGGGGTTCCTTTTACTCCTGGATGCCCGTTCCAAAGGGATACACCTCGGAATCGTTTACCGATTTACTGCTCGACAAAGTGGCCGTGGCGGTGGCCCCCGGAAAAGGGTTTGGCTCCGAGGGTGATCAGTACGTTCGGATTGGCTTATTAACTAGCCCGGAACGCTTAGTAGAAGCCTGCCACCGAATTGGGCAATTACAACTATTTAAACCGCACGCATAA
- a CDS encoding methionine ABC transporter ATP-binding protein, which yields MTETSVKFENVSVDFTQDKQTIHAVSNVSFDIPAGQIFGIAGYSGAGKSTLVRTINLLQQPTSGKISVLGHHFFAKDDHGESIIGTSELRKERRKIGMIFQHYNLLNQKTVLENVAFALKHSGLKDKEVQTKAKQLLSDVGLADYAKHYPEQLSGGQQQRVAIARALANDPEILISDEATSALDPENTNQILDLLQELNQKRGLTVILITHEMDAIKRICDQVVIMDQGKVIEKGSLIDVFVESTNPVARKIVGNDFDALSILQSMKIDTQKRNLVKLVYFSQEISQPIIVDLYAKYQVSASIVYADIEKFKGQPVGIMIVDLNGTDDNVQAALEYLKNLDVQVTELRGVTQ from the coding sequence ATGACGGAAACCAGCGTTAAATTTGAAAATGTTTCAGTTGATTTCACGCAAGATAAACAAACAATTCACGCCGTTTCAAACGTGAGTTTTGACATTCCCGCCGGTCAAATCTTTGGGATTGCCGGATATTCTGGGGCCGGAAAATCAACCCTGGTTCGGACGATTAATTTGTTACAACAACCCACCAGTGGGAAGATTTCGGTCTTGGGGCACCATTTTTTTGCGAAGGACGATCACGGAGAAAGCATCATTGGTACCAGTGAACTGCGAAAGGAACGCCGGAAAATCGGAATGATTTTTCAACACTACAACCTGTTGAACCAAAAGACGGTGCTGGAAAACGTAGCCTTTGCGCTCAAACACAGTGGTCTCAAGGATAAAGAGGTGCAAACCAAAGCCAAACAACTGTTATCAGACGTGGGACTGGCTGATTATGCTAAACACTATCCAGAACAACTATCTGGGGGGCAACAACAACGGGTTGCCATTGCCCGGGCTCTTGCCAATGATCCCGAAATTCTAATCTCTGACGAAGCAACGTCGGCGTTGGACCCCGAAAACACCAACCAAATTTTGGATTTACTGCAAGAATTAAACCAAAAGCGGGGATTGACTGTGATCTTGATTACCCATGAAATGGACGCTATTAAACGGATTTGTGACCAAGTGGTGATCATGGACCAGGGAAAAGTGATTGAAAAGGGAAGCCTCATCGATGTCTTTGTGGAATCGACCAACCCGGTCGCCCGCAAGATCGTTGGAAACGACTTCGATGCTTTATCGATTCTGCAATCCATGAAGATCGATACGCAAAAGCGGAACTTGGTAAAATTGGTGTACTTCTCTCAGGAAATTTCACAACCAATCATCGTGGACCTGTATGCAAAGTACCAAGTGTCGGCTAGCATCGTGTACGCTGACATTGAAAAATTTAAGGGTCAACCGGTCGGCATCATGATCGTGGATCTGAACGGGACTGATGACAACGTTCAGGCCGCCCTTGAGTACCTGAAGAATTTAGACGTGCAAGTGACTGAATTGAGAGGTGTAACACAATGA
- a CDS encoding methionine ABC transporter permease, with protein sequence MKEWFITNFPNVVQQGWTGETGWWTSIVQTLYMTFWSAIFGGIAGLIFGIALVLFDSDGIMPNKIIFNIVDKIVSLFRAIPFIILLAFIAPVTQKIVGTQIGTTAALVPLSVGVFPFYARQVQVALQSVNQGTIESAQSLGSSNWDIISGVYLSEAFPELIRVSTVTLISLVGLTAMAGAIGAGGLGNMAISYGYNRFANDTTLVATILVVIMVLIIQVVGDVWARWIDHSSKA encoded by the coding sequence ATGAAAGAATGGTTTATTACAAACTTCCCCAACGTAGTCCAACAAGGATGGACCGGAGAAACCGGTTGGTGGACGTCAATTGTCCAGACCCTGTACATGACGTTTTGGTCCGCCATTTTTGGTGGAATTGCCGGGTTAATCTTTGGAATCGCTCTGGTGCTCTTTGATTCAGATGGAATCATGCCCAATAAGATCATTTTTAACATCGTCGATAAGATTGTGTCATTGTTCCGGGCCATTCCGTTCATTATCTTGCTGGCCTTCATTGCGCCGGTGACCCAAAAGATCGTGGGAACCCAAATTGGGACCACGGCAGCCTTGGTACCATTGTCCGTGGGAGTCTTTCCCTTCTACGCCCGGCAGGTGCAAGTGGCCTTACAAAGTGTGAACCAAGGAACGATTGAATCCGCCCAGTCATTGGGTTCTAGTAACTGGGACATCATTTCTGGAGTTTACCTCAGCGAAGCCTTTCCCGAATTAATTCGGGTGTCCACGGTGACCCTGATTAGTCTGGTTGGTTTGACCGCCATGGCTGGTGCCATCGGAGCCGGTGGTTTAGGTAACATGGCCATTTCCTACGGGTACAACCGCTTTGCTAACGATACGACCCTGGTGGCTACGATTCTCGTGGTAATCATGGTGCTAATCATCCAAGTGGTCGGAGATGTCTGGGCCCGGTGGATTGACCATAGTTCTAAAGCATAA
- a CDS encoding Panacea domain-containing protein, with protein sequence MANSFSVSDHIITQAEKIGKPVSNLKLQKIMYFLNVIYLLNYNKSLIDDHKFEKWAYGPVIHDVYSDYSINGSKEILEPTKHIKSRSFNDGKYKNKYYSENELKLGLDDSQFIDNNLEKFVSLNPFFLVEKSHEEPQWKDKTKPYYDDKKTILFYKDPKNKFWEHD encoded by the coding sequence ATGGCTAATTCATTTAGTGTTTCAGATCATATTATTACCCAAGCAGAAAAAATTGGTAAACCAGTTTCTAATTTAAAGTTACAAAAAATTATGTATTTTTTAAATGTTATTTATTTATTGAATTATAATAAATCATTAATTGATGATCATAAATTTGAAAAATGGGCATATGGACCGGTAATACATGATGTTTATTCTGATTATTCAATTAACGGTTCAAAAGAAATATTAGAACCTACTAAACATATAAAAAGTAGATCGTTTAATGATGGTAAATATAAAAATAAATATTATAGTGAAAATGAATTAAAGTTAGGACTAGATGATTCTCAATTTATTGATAATAATTTAGAAAAATTTGTATCATTAAATCCATTCTTTCTAGTTGAAAAATCACATGAAGAACCGCAATGGAAAGATAAAACTAAACCATATTATGATGATAAAAAAACAATATTATTTTATAAAGACCCTAAAAATAAATTTTGGGAGCATGATTAA
- a CDS encoding cadmium resistance transporter has protein sequence MNLGLLTLTFIAVNLDFWVLLLFFLNRFSVWAVLSGYLTGLILLLCLSYGVGQTLAYWLPEWVLGGLGFLPLYLAVRGDNDDDETPKRQVTPVVTVFLTYLTVCAGCNLAIFVPVLLGQSISVFLVTVAYLVGLTVLVVLGLQQLSHWQVLQRTLARWGTPLMRLCYLAIGLYVLFDSGFIRHIMGLLTRI, from the coding sequence ATGAATTTGGGACTGTTAACGTTAACCTTTATCGCCGTTAATTTAGATTTTTGGGTGTTGCTACTCTTCTTTTTAAATAGGTTTTCCGTCTGGGCTGTGTTAAGTGGATATCTGACTGGGCTGATTCTGCTGCTCTGTTTGAGCTATGGAGTGGGACAAACCTTAGCCTACTGGTTACCGGAATGGGTGCTGGGCGGACTAGGTTTCTTACCGTTGTATCTGGCCGTCCGGGGAGATAACGATGATGACGAAACTCCCAAGCGCCAGGTGACTCCGGTCGTCACGGTCTTTCTAACTTATCTAACCGTCTGTGCGGGCTGTAACCTTGCGATTTTTGTGCCGGTATTACTGGGCCAATCTATTTCCGTTTTTCTAGTGACTGTAGCTTATCTAGTCGGGTTGACCGTTCTGGTGGTCTTAGGATTACAGCAACTTAGTCACTGGCAGGTCCTGCAACGGACTTTAGCCCGATGGGGAACACCCTTAATGCGGCTTTGCTACCTGGCGATTGGACTGTACGTTCTCTTTGATAGTGGTTTTATCAGGCATATAATGGGGTTACTAACCAGAATCTAA
- a CDS encoding ArsR/SmtB family transcription factor: MFRLLGNVIRLRILLLLANHPLDVSTLVTQLELPQSNVSHQLALLKRHQLVSAKRTGKRVLYSLTDPHVLTMVEMAYQHSDHVVKHQGHPYLRNQKNF, encoded by the coding sequence ATTTTTAGGTTATTGGGAAACGTGATCCGGCTGCGTATTTTACTATTATTGGCCAATCATCCGCTCGATGTTTCGACACTTGTGACCCAGCTGGAACTGCCCCAGTCAAACGTGTCTCACCAACTGGCACTGTTAAAACGCCATCAGCTGGTGAGTGCCAAACGAACGGGGAAACGGGTGCTTTACAGTCTAACGGATCCACACGTCCTTACGATGGTAGAAATGGCATACCAACACAGTGATCACGTGGTGAAACATCAAGGACATCCGTATTTACGGAATCAAAAAAACTTCTAA